From Triticum aestivum cultivar Chinese Spring chromosome 4A, IWGSC CS RefSeq v2.1, whole genome shotgun sequence, a single genomic window includes:
- the LOC123081656 gene encoding protein FAR1-RELATED SEQUENCE 5 — MIRLLCSKDNGWCISEFKSGHNHPLFVTCGEKTHWKSHRHIDRYTKDLVKQLRDNNVGLGKVFSIVGSFFGSVENVPFTKRSLKTLCRKLNKDQSDSDAMKTMEILAYMKANDPDFNYTVQLDEDSRIKTLMWVTSRGCDQYRYFGDAITFDTTYRTNLYDMSFGLFVGVNNHFQSIIFGGVMMRDEKEESFKWVFQEFIRMVGGKHPQTILTDQARSMEIAIKAEMPNTVHRWCKWHVLKKVKESMGVLWSKNREFKMEFHKIVHHMTAEEEFEQGWQQMLDKYSLKKHPFLTQIYEVRHKWAKPYFMGVLCAKMTSTQRSESANHLLKGYVPPGCPMHLFLK, encoded by the coding sequence ATGATTAGATTGCTCTGTTCAAAGGACAACGGTTGGTGCATATCAGAGTTCAAATCTGGCCATAACCACCCGCTATTTGTGACATGTGGAGAAAAAACGCATTGGAAGTCACACAGGCACATCGATAGATACACAAAGGATCTGGTGAAACAACTCCGCGATAATAATGTTGGTCTTGGGAAGGTTTTCAGCATTGTGGGGAGTTTTTTTGGCTCAGTTGAAAATGTGCCATTTACAAAGCGTTCATTGAAGACACTATGTAGGAAGCTGAACAAGGACCAGTCAGACTCTGACGCTATGAAAACAATGGAAATTCTGGCTTATATGAAAGCAAATGACCCTGACTTCAATTACACCGTGCAATTAGATGAAGACAGCAGGATAAAAACACTCATGTGGGTTACAAGTAGGGGGTGTGATCAGTATCGGTATTTCGGTGATGCAATTACATTTGACACAACATACAGGACCAACCTATATGACATGTCGTTTGGTCTTTTCGTTGGTGTCAACAATCACTTCCAGAGTATAATCTTTGGAGGGGTCATGATGAGAGATGAGAAAGAAGAATCTTTCAAGTGGGTGTTCCAGGAGTTCATACGTATGGTTGGTGGGAAGCATCCACAAACTATACTAACAGATCAAGCACGCTCTATGGAAATTGCAATTAAGGCAGAAATGCCAAACACAGTACATCGTTGGTGCAAGTGGCATGTCCTGAAAAAAGTGAAAGAGTCAATGGGTGTGCTTTGGAGCAAGAACAGAGAATTCAAAATGGAGTTTCACAAGATTGTACATCACATGACCGCGGAGGAGGAATTTGAGCAAGGGTGGCAGCAGATGTTGGACAAGTACTCACTCAAGAAACATCCGTTTCTGACGCAGATATACGAAGTCCGCCATAAATGGGCTAAACCATATTTCATGGGTGTCTTATGTGCTAAAATGACGAGCACACAAAGGAGTGAGAGCGCAAATCACCTGCTGAAGGGGTACGTGCCTCCAGGATGTCCAATGCATCTGTTCCTCAAGTAG
- the LOC123081657 gene encoding uncharacterized protein isoform X1: MEGREQLPLPRMASYSNLLMKLQIRKHAAKNGVDAVFEVSDVPRSPAINVSSGSAPPAYSRTTPSPGVCASPPGFAVTHGTEIPAQILAALKEAVAHQFKKREEEFLKMVDDAKEKVLVEIRCKAEVKRQRDLEDTLEDFMARVKRQAPMAAAFPNVTLSSHVPRSKTDIMQDLAATSREAARSLMAVVVCNEETRSPPAGEAGISLASGSQNHNVHVPPMERGKVIVVSEPMGVDEVQDKPMIEDRKGKGPAVNLGGRICTRQMTMQEALGVGSMRDQVVPVVHQACDQVMYEASVPDGGGLGVANGAGIATLTPIGN; this comes from the exons ATGGAAGGGCGTGAGCAGCTACCACTTCCTCGGATGGCGTCGTACTCCAATCTGTTGATGAAGCTTCAGATCCGCAAGCACGCAGCCAAGAACGGAGTGGATGCAGTCTTCGAG GTATCTGATGTCCCTAGATCGCCGGCAATTAATGTGTCGTCTGGGAGTGCACCGCCCGCATATTCTAGGACCACCCCAAGCCCTGGTGTGTGCGCCAGCCCGCCTGGATTTGCTGTGACCCATGGGACAGAGATACCTGCGCAG ATTCTGGCCGCACTTAAGGAGGCAGTGGCACATCAGTTCAAGAAAAGGGAGGAGGAGTTCTTGAAGATGGTGGATGATGCCAAGGAGAAGGTGCTGGTGGAAATACGGTGCAAGGCGGAAGTCAAACGACAGAGAGATCTAGAAGACACACTCGAGGATTTCATGGCCAGGGTGAAGAGGCAGGCTCCAATGGCGGCGGCGTTTCCCAACGTCACACTGTCTTCTCATGTGCCAAGAAGCAAAACAG ATATCATGCAAGACCTAGCTGCTACTTCACGTGAAGCTGCTCGATCTCTGATGGCTGTTGTAGTCTGTAACGAGGAAACACGTAGCCCCCCAG CTGGGGAAGCAGGTATTTCACTAGCCTCTGGAAGCCAGAACCATAACGTGCATGTGCCTCCGATGGAGCGTGGAAAAG TAATTGTTGTTTCGGAACCAATGGGTGTTGATGAAGTTCAAGATAAGCCAATGATCGAAGACCGTAAAGGAAAAGGACCAGCAGTAAACT TGGGTGGGCGCATATGTACTAGGCAGATGACAATGCAGGAGGCACTGGGGGTTGGATCGATGAGAGACCAAGTTGTGCCAGTCGTACACCAAGCATGCGACCAAGTTATGTACGAAG CTAGTGTGCCCGACGGTGGAGGGCTGGGCGTTGCTAATGGAGCTGGCATTGCCACGCTTACTCCCATAggaaactga
- the LOC123081657 gene encoding uncharacterized protein isoform X2 — protein sequence MEGREQLPLPRMASYSNLLMKLQIRKHAAKNGVDAVFEVSDVPRSPAINVSSGSAPPAYSRTTPSPGVCASPPGFAVTHGTEIPAQILAALKEAVAHQFKKREEEFLKMVDDAKEKVLVEIRCKAEVKRQRDLEDTLEDFMARVKRQAPMAAAFPNVTLSSHVPRSKTAGEAGISLASGSQNHNVHVPPMERGKVIVVSEPMGVDEVQDKPMIEDRKGKGPAVNLGGRICTRQMTMQEALGVGSMRDQVVPVVHQACDQVMYEASVPDGGGLGVANGAGIATLTPIGN from the exons ATGGAAGGGCGTGAGCAGCTACCACTTCCTCGGATGGCGTCGTACTCCAATCTGTTGATGAAGCTTCAGATCCGCAAGCACGCAGCCAAGAACGGAGTGGATGCAGTCTTCGAG GTATCTGATGTCCCTAGATCGCCGGCAATTAATGTGTCGTCTGGGAGTGCACCGCCCGCATATTCTAGGACCACCCCAAGCCCTGGTGTGTGCGCCAGCCCGCCTGGATTTGCTGTGACCCATGGGACAGAGATACCTGCGCAG ATTCTGGCCGCACTTAAGGAGGCAGTGGCACATCAGTTCAAGAAAAGGGAGGAGGAGTTCTTGAAGATGGTGGATGATGCCAAGGAGAAGGTGCTGGTGGAAATACGGTGCAAGGCGGAAGTCAAACGACAGAGAGATCTAGAAGACACACTCGAGGATTTCATGGCCAGGGTGAAGAGGCAGGCTCCAATGGCGGCGGCGTTTCCCAACGTCACACTGTCTTCTCATGTGCCAAGAAGCAAAACAG CTGGGGAAGCAGGTATTTCACTAGCCTCTGGAAGCCAGAACCATAACGTGCATGTGCCTCCGATGGAGCGTGGAAAAG TAATTGTTGTTTCGGAACCAATGGGTGTTGATGAAGTTCAAGATAAGCCAATGATCGAAGACCGTAAAGGAAAAGGACCAGCAGTAAACT TGGGTGGGCGCATATGTACTAGGCAGATGACAATGCAGGAGGCACTGGGGGTTGGATCGATGAGAGACCAAGTTGTGCCAGTCGTACACCAAGCATGCGACCAAGTTATGTACGAAG CTAGTGTGCCCGACGGTGGAGGGCTGGGCGTTGCTAATGGAGCTGGCATTGCCACGCTTACTCCCATAggaaactga